The Alphaproteobacteria bacterium LSUCC0719 genome includes the window TCTTGATGCCGGCGCGGCTGAGCACGAACTCCATCCTCGTCTGGTAAAATGCTGAATAAGCGACTTTTTCAACAATCAGGTCTGCCGGCTGAAGTTCATCAACAAGAGAATGGCCCCAGCCGCCGGGAACGAAATCACCAGTTGTCAGGAATGGCCTGAGTGTCTTCAGATGTGGCGAGATGAAAGGGGCGGCATCACGTCCGGGGATCAGGCTGAACTGGGTCGAAACAACCCATCCACCGGTTTGCCGCACGGTATCCAGGAGCGGCTTGATCCGGGACGGCAGTGCAGCAATTTCGGGACTGCTGGTGCCGGACCGGCCATAAGCACCTTTCGGATGCAGGAAGTCATTCTGCAGATCAACGATCAGAACCGCCGTTGAAGCGGCGTCGAAGGCGTTGTCGGACATATCTACCCCTGTTCTTCAATGATGATATTGCCAAGATCGTCCACACGGGCCGCAAGACCCGGATCGACATAAATGGTGGCATCGGGCTGGACCAGAAGACAGGGCCCATTCACCACGGCACCAGCAGGAAGACGCAACCGGTCAACGATGGTCCCGTCATGCCACTGACCGCCAGCGAAAATTTGTTGGTCGGCCAGATGGCAGTCATCCGCCGACGCAGCACGCTCGCCACGCGCCAGGCTGGCGATGTCAACTCCAGGACGTTTGCCGATCACAGAAAGCCGAAGGTTCAACACACGCACCGGGATGTTTTCGAGCAGACGTCCATAAGCGCGCTTGTAGCTCGCATCGAAAGCGGCGCGGATAACATCGATCGTCAGCCCTCTTTCCGACACAGACAATGGAACAGCCACGGCATGCGTCTGACCAAGATAGAGCATGTCGAGCTCAATCACCGCTTCAAGGCCGTCGATTGACGCGTTTGAACGCCTTATGACCTCTTCAGAGGAGGCAGTAATCTCGCCAACCATCTCTGTTAGCGCCTTGCAATCAAGAGTATCCAGCATCCTGTTGAGTGTTCGGACCTCGTCATGACGCAGGTCCGACATCACACAGCCAAGCGCCGAATTGACGCCCGGGAAGCGCGGCACAATCGCCGCTGCCAGACCAATCTCTCGAACCAGAGCCCCGGCATGAAGCGCACCACCCCCGCCGAACGGCATCGCCGCAAAGCGTTTCGGGTCATGCCCCCGCTCGATCGAGATCAGGCGAATGGCGCCAGCCATTTTCGCGTTGGCAACGCGAATGATCGCCTCGGCGGCCTCTTCAACCGAAATCCCGAGCGGGCCGGCAATATGCGTGTCGATGGCGGCGGCGGCGGCCTCACTGTCCAACCTTGTCAGCTTGTCGCCTATCGGGTTGCGGGCATCGATGCGACCTAAAACCAGATTGGCGTCCGTGACGGTCGGTCGGTCATTGCCAAGGCCATAACAGACAGGTCCCGGATCCGACCCCGCGCTCTGCGGCCCGATATCCAGAAGGCCTGTCTCGTCAATATGGGCAATCGACCCGCCGCCTGCTCCGATGGTCGTCATCTCGATCATCGGTGTACGGACAACCATGCCGAAATCGATGCTGGCCTGAGATGTCAGGGTGTTCTGCCCGTCGGCGACCAGCGATACATCGAAGGATGTGCCGCCCATGTCGCCGGTGATGACATTTTCAAAACCTGCCGCACTGGCGATCTGGCGAGCGGCCACGACGCCGGCTGCCGGCCCGGACAGCGCCGTGCGCACCGGAAGCGCCTTGGCAGTATCGACCGACATGACACCACCATTGGATTGTACGATCAGGATTTCCGCTGGAGCCCCCTCGCCGTCAAGCCGCTCTTCAAGGCGCGCCAGATAGTTTGCGACAACCGGCTGCAGATAGGCATTCAGGCTCGCCGTCGAGCAGCGCTCAAACTCACGGATTTCAGGCAGGATCTCAGTCGCCACGCTGACATGCTCGTTCGGCCATACATCACGCAAAATCTCGGCAGCGCGTGCCTCGTTTTCTCCATTCGCATAGCCATTGATGAAGAACAGGCATACCGCTTCACAGCCCTGTTCAAGCAGGCTTGCCGCTGCAGCTCGGATTTCGTCCGGAGCCACCGGTGTTGTGACCTCGCCGCTGGCAAGTGTGCGCTCGTTGACCTCGAGACGGCTCTGCCGTTCGATCACCGGAGTAAACTGGCCCCACAATCCCCATGTAGTCGGCCGGTCGCGACGCCGCATTTCAAGCACATCACGGAATCCTGCCGTGGTAATGATGCCCGCCTTAGCACCCTTACGCTCCAGCAGGGCATTCGTCGCCACAGTCGTGCCATGGATGATCGTCGAGACAGCACCTAGATCGTCGGTGGCAGCTTTGATGCCACTCAGGAAGCCTGCTGACTGGTCGCCACGGGTCGAGGGCACCTTTGCGACACGCACCTCGCCGGTGTTTTCGTCAAGTGCGAGGATATCGGTAAAGGTTCCGCCAACATCGACACCTATCACGATGGATTTGCTCATGATCCCGCTCCCTTGCCGCCAGCTGTGACATAACCCTGAGCTAAATCATGCGCTTGCTTCTCACTGGTGCGCGTTGCCGCATCGCCGTAGCCACCGCCCCCCGGGGTCTCTAGCCTTACACGCTGGCCACGTTGCAACTTGATGCCCGTCATCTTCGAAACGAGTGGCGGAGACTCCTGCCCGTCGATGGCATCCGGGCCATCGCTGTCGAAATAGAACCTGTTGGGCGCGCCGGCGCGACCTCCAACAACACCGGGAGGCGGGTTTTTGCCACGTTCGCCAAACAGAAATGCCGTTGCAGATTCTTCCAGCAATTCAATTTCATAAACCGCGCCCAGCCCGCCACGATGCTGTCCCTCACCACCAGAATCCGGACGAAGCGCCCATTGCGTGAAAGCAACCGGATAGGCAGCCTCGAGAATCTCGAGCGGTGGAATGGTCGCCGTGCTGATCGGCGCGTTGCCGTGGTTCAAACCGTCCCCTTCGGGATGGCCGCCATGGCCGCCACCAAAGAACGAGAACATCACCCAGCGGCTGCCATCTCCACGATGTCCGGCAAGTGACAACGCGTTAATTGTCCCATAGGCACAGCCATTGACACGTTCCGGCGATATATGCTGGAAGGCCTGAAACATCACATCAATTAGCCGAAGGATGGTTTCCGTATAGCCGCCCACCGGCTTTGGTGCGGTGACGCTAAGAAAACTGTCCTCCGGGATAATGAATTCCACGGGCTGCAACACGCCTGCATTTGCTGGCACATCAGTAAAGATATGTTTTAGCGCCACATAGGTGGCGGCGATAGTCGTTGAGCGTGAAATATTTACCGGGCCGGCGCAGGCGGGACTCGACCGGGTGAAATCGATGGTCAATCGGTCACCCGATATCGTCATGTCGACGGCAAGGGTCAGCACTTCATCGGTTACACCGTCATTGTCCAGATAGTCCTCGACAGAAATGGTGCCGTCCGGCAGCGCGGCAAGGTGGTCGCGCATCATGCGGTCGGCGCGCTGCCTTAGAAGTGCCAGTGCCGCGGACACATCAGTCTCGCCATATTCGTCCAGCAGGTCGTCAAGGCGCTGGTGGCCAATGTCGAGGGCGTTGATCTGGGCGTTCATATCGCCATAGAGCGAATTTGGAAGACGTGAATTGGCGGACAGGATCGCCACGATATCTCTTCTCAGCACCCCTGCCTCAAACAACTTCACCGGCGGGATCAACACGCCTTCCTGAAAGGATTCAGTGGCTTGCGGGTTATAGTTTCCAGGTACATTTCCCCCGACATCATGCCAGTGACCAACAGAGGCAAGATAGCAGAAGATCTCTCCGTTCCTGAAGATCGGCTTCACAAGCCGGAAATCCGAAAGGTGGGTGCCACCGTCATAGGGATCATTGAAAATGAACACATCGCCATCGGCAACGCCGCCGTCACGACGCACTCGGTCAATTACCGCCTTCACGGCAAAGGCCATCACCCCGACAAAAATAGGAAGTCCTGATTTGCCTTGAACAAGAGTTTCACCTGTCTGCGCGTCATAGATGCCGTGACTGGCATCATGCGCCTCGGCAATGATCGGATTGAAAGCAGATCGGAAGAGAGTAGCGTCCATCTCGTCAGCAATCTGTTCAAGACGGCCTTTGAGAATGGCAAGCGTCACTGGGTCCATTTTGATAGAAGTCATAAAAAATCAGTCCGTTGAGTCAATATCTTCATATTTTTTGCCAAGTGCCATAAGAGCGCTGGTTTCAATGATCTCGTTCAGACCCTGAAAATCATGCATCCGGTCGGCAAAGCCGGCATTGCTCCCGTCGGAGAGCAAACCATCGTAATAGGCCTGCAGATGCCGTGAAATCGCCCGCACCGCACCACCTGGAAAAATCGCAACGCTGTAGCCAAGTGTGGCAAGATCGTCTGCAGTTTTGATCGGTGTCTTGCCGCCCTCGACCATATTAGCAAGAAGCGGCACACTCCCGGCGAACCGGTCGCAAAGAACCTGCATCTCATCGATAGACTGCGGCGCCTCGATGAACAGAATATCGGCACCAGCCTCTCGATAGGCTTCGGACCTGTCTATAGCCGCCTCCAGACCTTCTACAGCGCGGGCATCGGTGCGCGCAATAATCAGTGTATCGTCATTCTGGCGCGCATCGAGCGCTGCTTTGACCTTGCCCACCATCTCATTGCAGGATACGAGCTTCTTGCCGTCGAGATGACCACATCGTTTCGGAAAGGACTGGTCCTCAATTTGGATGGCACCAGCGCCGGCACGTTCAAAACTCCGAACGGTCCGCTGAACATTGAGTGCATTGCCAAACCCGTTATCGGCATCGACGATCACCGGCGTCTCGATACGGTCGGTAATGGCCGCAAGTGTGTCTTGCACCTCGGACACGCTGACAAGGCCGATGTCGGAGCGTCCGAAACGGGTATAGGCAAGGCTGGCGCCCGAGAGATACACGGTCTTTGCCCCCGTCTGTGTCGCGATCAGGCCTGACAGCGCGTCATAAATCCCAGGGGCAAGTATGATGCCGTCCTTCCCCATCAGTTCCCGTATAGTCATCAGGCCCCCTCCATCGCTGCTGTCTTCTGGAAGCGCTTTTCCAGATGAGGAATCAGACCGCCATCCAGAATCATGTCACGCAGGAAATCAGGCAACGGATCAAGCGAAAGAACCTCGCCAAACGCCAGGAGTATTATAGAGGAGCCATCGAAATCGAAGCTGATCTCAGCTCCGTCAGTCAGTCCGGGATGTGCATACGCTTCGCCATTTATGGTGAAAACCGGCAGGCCCAGATTGATTGCGTTGCGATAAAAAATACCGGCAAAGCTGGGGGCAATCACAGATGCAATTCCAAGGTGTTTCAACACCTCGGCAGCCTGTTCGCGTGACGAGCCGACCCCCATGTTCGGCGCACCAAGAATCACATCGCCAGGGCGCACATTGCCGGAAAATTCGGGCCTGACTGCCTCAAGACAATGTAGCGCCAGCTCGGCAAGTGGAGATTTCATGTATTTGCCAGGGGCAAGTACGTCGGTATCGATGATTTCGTCGAACCGCCAGAGACGCGCCATCTGTCAGCCCTCCATGATCTCACGCGGATCGCGCATAGTTCCGGTAACCGCCGAAGCGGCAACCGTGTAGGGCGACGCCAGATAGACCTGCGAGCCGGGCGCGCCCATCCTGCCCTTGAAATTGCGCGCAGTCGATGACAGGCAGACCTCGTCTTTGGCAAGCCTGTCATCGCCATAGCCGGCGCAGATACCGCAACTGTTCGCAAGGAACTGTGCACCTGCATCCTCGAGGATCGACATGATGCCCTCGTCAGCGGCACGGTCCTGATCCTGCTTGCTGGCCGGCGCAACCTTCAGGGTAATACCGCTGGCGACGCGCCGCCCCTTCAACACGCTAGCGGCAGCTGCCAGATCGACATATTTCGCGCCGGTACAGGCCCCGATATAGGCAACATCGAATGATGTATTCTCGAACTCTGCGGCATCAGCGGCATTTGCCGGTGAATGCGGGGCAGCGATCTGCGGCGCAAGTTCTGCCGCATCGAATGTAAGATGGTCTTCTGCCTTGTCTGCGGCTTCGATGGTGTAGTCCACCCAGTCATCAGCTAGCGAGCCTCCGGCAGCTAGCACATAATCCGCAGTTATCTGGTCAGGCGCAACAAGCCCTGCCTGTGCGCCAAGCTCCGCCGCCATATTGGACATGGTCATGCGTTCCTGCATCGACAAATCACTGATCGCCGTGCCGGCATACTGGATAGCCTGATACCGACCACCGCCCATACCGATCTTGCCGCACACGGCAAGCATCATGTCCTTGGCTGTGACACAGGACCCAAGACTATTGTCCCACTGGATCAATATGGTTTCGGGAACACGAAGCCAGATTTCACCAGTTGCCAGAACCCCTGCCATCTCGGTCGCCCCGATGCCGAACATGTAGGCACCGAAGGCACCGCCGGTCGGCGAATGGCTGTCACCTCCAACACAGAACATACCGGGGGACAGATGTCCACGTTCCGGCAGCACGACATGGCAGATGCCCTGCTGATCATAGAAATTGGCAATATCCTCATCATGGACCCATTTGCGGGTCAGTGCCTGAATGGCGCGGGTCTCTTCAGTATCGGCTGGAACATAGTGATCAGTGACCACCACAACACGGTCCTTGTCCCAGACGTGACGGCCAAGTCGTTCAAGCATGGGCTTAACACGGCGCGGCCCACCGCTGTCGTGGATCATTGCAAGATCGACCTTGCAAATCACGACATCACCAGCCGAGACGACGGGCTGCCCGGCGGCGCGGGCAATCAGTTTTCGGGCGAGAGTTTCCATTATAAAAACCTTAGCATAAAATGATGGCAGGCCATCACTTTTGACGGACTTGCGATCTCTACATTAGACTATCCTAAGCCTTGTATTTCAAAAAACACCCAGCAATGAGGGACAAGATGCCGCTGATCGAATGCACCCTGATCAAGGGATATGACAGACAGGTCAGAAAAAGGCTTGCCGAACGCGTGACCGACGCGGCCTGTTCCTCGCTCGGTGCAGCGTCGGATTTCGTCACCGTAACCATCAAGGAAGTGGATCCCGACAACTATATGCGCGGCCGCACAAGCCGGGTGCCGGCATCTGCCCCGACGCCGGCCGAAGATATTGTCCGCGGCTTTCTTGCGGCGATGGAGGCGCGCGATCTTGATGCCGCGAAGTCCCACCTGTCAGATGATTTCACCATGACTTTTCCCGGTAATGCACGCTTTGCAGAGCTTGAAGAACTGGTGGCGTGGGCCCACCAGCGCTATCAGTCCGTCAGCAAGAGCTATGAAGGATTCGATACCGCCTTTCACGGCACCCGTTCGACGGTCTTCTGCTTCGGCACCCTTTCCGGCAGCTGGCTGGACGGCACCGGATTCAGCGGCATCCGTTTCCTCGACCGGTTCGAGTTGGAGGGTGAGACCATTTTCTCGCAGATGGTCTGGAACGACATGGCAGAGATGAAACCGGTATGAATAGCCTTCAACAGCTGGTCCTGACCTATTTTCGCGGTGTCGACGAACAGGATCCCAGCCTCATCTTCGCGACGCTCGCCACTGATTGCGTGTTCTATGTCGAGACGCATGGCGTCGAACTGCATGGACATAAAGAGATCCGCGGCATGTTCGACAGGCTGTGGTCGCATCACTCTGCTGTCAGACATGACCAGTTCTATTTTGTTGATGCCGGTAACGGTGCGGACATAGCCGTGCGCTTCCGGGTGACCAACACCCTCCCCGACGGCAGCCTTGTCTATAAATCCAACTGCAATTTCTTCACGGCTAAAGACGGTATGTTCACCGAAGTCCGTGTCTATATGGCTGGCGAGAACACACTCGACCGAAAGGGGTAATCAGAAGTGACTGGGGCCGGGCGCACGTCCGATCTACTGGTCGAACCTGCCGGCTGCAGCCATCATTGCGGCAATCATCTCGGTTCGCGGTACCGGAGAGACAGGATAGGCGGCACGGCTGTGTGACAGGTCAAGCCCAAGGATCGCCTCAACAAGCTTATAGGTCAGCGGTCCGGGGTTGATCACCGGCACATCAAGGCTCTCGCTCAGGAACTGATGCGCCTGATGCATCGTCGTTGATCCGAGAAGAATAACATCAGCGCCGTCCTCATTGATGGCTGCCTCGGCCTCGGCCAACAGTAGGGGGAAAATATCCTCCTCCTTGCCGGCAAGAAGGGTCTGATTGTCCGGCGCGACATTGATCGAGCGGATCGAGGCGACATGGTCCCTGATGCCAAGGTCGCCAATTGTCTTCTCATAGAGGTGGAACCAGTGCTTCCACATGGTGACGACCGAGAAACGGCTTCCCAGCAGCATCGCCGTCAACATCGAGGCACGGCCGGGACCAATCACCGGAATATCCAGCACCGAGCGAAGGGCGGCGACGCCGGAATCACTCATCGTGTCGATGCAGACGGCATCGAAGCCCTCCTCCTGTGCCGACTGGCCGACCTCTAGAATGCCAAGATCGGCAAGCACCATATCAGCCTCGCTGACATAATTACGCGGCGCCGCCTTCGTCGATTTGAAGGTGAACCGCAACTGGTCGCTGAGTTCGACTGCATCCAGCTGCGAACGGCGTTGTGCCAGGTTCTCTTCCGACATCGGAAAGGGAACAATCACCAGAACATCTTTCATCTCCGACCGATCCTGTGTCACGCTGCAGTATCACTTTGGTTTTCAGGAGGTCACCAATGCCATCCCTTGTCAATAGACGCCTATTTATCACCGGCTTGGGGTCCGGCATCGGACTGGCGACTGCGCGACTTGCTGTTGCCGAAGGTGCGCGCGTCAGCGGCACCATCCATACCGAAGACCAGCTTGCCAATCTTAAAGATATTACGCCGCAAGACCTCTGTTTCCGGGCAGATGTGACCGATGAAACGGCGCTAAACGACGCGGTTGCAAACGCAGCCGACCGGATTGGTGGCCTTGATGGCGTCGTGGCCTGCGCCGGCATCATCAAGCTGCTGACCTCAGCTGATACCAACAGCGCCGACTGGGCACGCATTATCGATGTAAACCTGACGGCAGGCTTCAACCTTGCACGCGCTGCCACGCCGTTCCTGACGGCTGAAGAGCATGGCGCGATGGTGTTCATTTCCAGCCAGATCGGCCTCGTCGGCCATCAGCGCGCCGCCGCCTATGCGGCGTCAAAGGCCGGGGTCAACGGGCTTGCCAAATCACTAGCGCTGGAACTTGCAGACCAGAATGTCAGGGTCAACGCAGTCGCGCCAGGCCCCATCGCGACCGACATGACGGCAGCTACCAGAGCCGATCCGGACCGGTTCGAAGCGTTGCGCTCAGCCATACCAATGGGCCGGTTCGGCACGGCGGACGAGATCGCGACTCTTGTTGTCTTCCTGTTATCGGAACAGGCGGGCTTCATCACCGGCCAGGTGGTTGTCGCCGATGGCGGCTTCACCGCCAGATAACTTGTGGATTACAGCCCGAGATAGGATTTTTTCAGGTCGCTGTTCTCCCGCAATTCGATCGCCGACCCGGAAAGGGTAACGCGGCCCTCCTCGATCACATAGGCACGGTCGGCGATGGCAAGCGACTGGATCACATTCTGTTCCACAAGGATCAGAGACAGTCCGGTGTTGTTAATCTGCTTGATCAGTGCGAACATCTGCTCCACTAGGAGCGGCGACAGGCCAAGTGACGGCTCGTCGAGGAGAAGCACTTTCGGCTCGCTCATCAAGCCGCGGCCAATGGCAACCATCTGCTGCTCGCCGCCAGACAATGTGCCGGCAAGCTGTTCGATCCGCTCGCGCAGCTTCGGAAACACTTCCAGAACCTTGTCCAGATTTTGCGACCGGTTGGAACGGCCGCGCTTGTAGCTGCCAAGTTCCAGATTGTCCCGAACGGATAGGTTCGGGAACAGCTTGCGGCCCTCTGGCACATGGATAAGGCCACGCTCCACGATTTCTGCCGGCGGCAGACCGGAAATCACCGATCCCTCAAAAGTCACCTCACCTGCGCTCGGCCGGATCAGCCCAGAAAGCGTGTTGTTCAGCGTCGTCTTGCCGACACCGTTGCTTCCAAGAACGGCGACGATCTCGCCCTCGCCGATTTCCATCGAAACGTCGCGTAAGACACTGACACTGCCATACCCTGTATGGAGGTTGCGAATGCTGATCATCAGGCTGCTCCCCCCGCCATCGCTTCCGCGGCGCCATGGCCAAGATAAGCCTCGATAACCTGCGGATCCGCGGCCACGGACGCCGGCGTTCCGGCAGCGATCAGCTTGCCGTCGTTCAGCACATAGGTCCGGTCGGACAGGTTCATCACCGCCTTCATCACATGCTCGATCAGGAAAATGGTTACGCCCGTATCGCGAATGCCCTTAATAACAGCAACGATTTCGTCGATTTCGGTCGGGTTCAAGCCTGCCATTACCTCGTCCAAAAGCAGGAGGCTCGGCCCGGTGGCAAGCGCCCTCGCTAGTTCCAGCCGCTTGCGGCCAGCCACTGTCAGGTTATCGGCATTCCGGTCGAGAAGTGCCGTCATCCCCACGATCTCGGCAACCTCTTCTGCCTTTCGTTCGGCATCGGGTTGGCTAGACGTCCTCGAATAGGCGCCAACCATGATGTTCTGACGTGTTGTCAGGCCTGCAAATGGCTGGGTGATCTGAAATGTACGGACCATGCCCATCTGGCAGATCATGTGCGGCTTCATCCTGAGGATTGATGTGCCGTTCAGCTTCACCTCGCCGCCGTCCGATTTCAAGAACCCGGCAATCATTGCGAAAAGCGTTGTCTTGCCGGCACCATTCGGGCCGATCAATGAAACAATTTCTCCCTGATCAACATGAAGATCGACCTCGGACACCGCGACGAGACCGCCGAACCGCTTTATCGCCCCGCGTACATCAAGCATCGCCGTCTCCCTGCGCGGCACCCGCCTTCTTCGAGCCACGTCCTTTGAACAGCCCTATCAGACCGTTAGGAAGATAGCTGATGATCATGATTAGGATGATACCGTAGACGATCAGGCTCAGCCCCGGCGTGTCGATGAAATTACGGGTAACTTCGTTGACGGTATGCAGAACCAGCGACCCTATCAGCGGGCCAAATACTGTTCCCATGCCGCCAACAATGGTTACCAGCAGCATTTCAACAGACAGGTGTACGCTGTAGGCGATCGGCGGGTCGAGATACAGGTATTTCTGCGAATAGAATGTTCCAGCTGCACCACCCATGGCGCCCATGATCATGATCGCCTGGCATTTTCGGCGAAGCGTGTTGATGCCAAGCGCTTCTGCCGCATCCTCATTCTCGCGAATGGCAACCAGCTGCGCGCCAAAGCGGGAGTTTTCCAGCCAGATCACGATGGCGATGGAGATCGCCAAGAGGATCAGCGCGAAATAGTAGAAACCAACAGGCGTCTTGAACTGCAGGTTTTGCAGCCCTGGCGCATAGGTCAGAAACAGCCCGACACCACCGCCGGTAATCTCGAGCGAGTTGGCGACCACCCGCAGTAATTCGGCAAAGGCGAGTGTGATCAGCGCGAAATAGGACCCCCGAAGGCCCGAACGGAAACTGAGATAGCCGACACCGAGCGCAAGCACCGCGCCGGCAAGGATCGCAACCACAACACCGATGATCGCCGGCACACCAAAGGAATTCACAAGGATTGATGACGCATAGGCGCCAGTGCCGAAGAACATCACGCCACCAAAGGAGAATTGCCCGGCATAGCCGCCAAGTATGTTCCATGACTGGCCGATATAGGCGGTGAAGAAGATCAGCGTCAGGATATCGAGATAGAACTTGCTGGAAATGCCAAGCGGCGCAAAGGCAAGCAATGCGAAACCTATGGCACATAGGACCAGAGTGGAGTTGCGCGTTGCCATCAAACCTTACTCCCGAAAAGGCCTGTCGGCTTGAGGATCAGGATCAGGATGAAGATCAGCGAGATGCCGA containing:
- a CDS encoding SDR family NAD(P)-dependent oxidoreductase, producing the protein MPSLVNRRLFITGLGSGIGLATARLAVAEGARVSGTIHTEDQLANLKDITPQDLCFRADVTDETALNDAVANAADRIGGLDGVVACAGIIKLLTSADTNSADWARIIDVNLTAGFNLARAATPFLTAEEHGAMVFISSQIGLVGHQRAAAYAASKAGVNGLAKSLALELADQNVRVNAVAPGPIATDMTAATRADPDRFEALRSAIPMGRFGTADEIATLVVFLLSEQAGFITGQVVVADGGFTAR
- a CDS encoding nuclear transport factor 2 family protein, which encodes MNSLQQLVLTYFRGVDEQDPSLIFATLATDCVFYVETHGVELHGHKEIRGMFDRLWSHHSAVRHDQFYFVDAGNGADIAVRFRVTNTLPDGSLVYKSNCNFFTAKDGMFTEVRVYMAGENTLDRKG
- a CDS encoding aspartate/glutamate racemase family protein; this encodes MKDVLVIVPFPMSEENLAQRRSQLDAVELSDQLRFTFKSTKAAPRNYVSEADMVLADLGILEVGQSAQEEGFDAVCIDTMSDSGVAALRSVLDIPVIGPGRASMLTAMLLGSRFSVVTMWKHWFHLYEKTIGDLGIRDHVASIRSINVAPDNQTLLAGKEEDIFPLLLAEAEAAINEDGADVILLGSTTMHQAHQFLSESLDVPVINPGPLTYKLVEAILGLDLSHSRAAYPVSPVPRTEMIAAMMAAAGRFDQ
- a CDS encoding 3-isopropylmalate dehydratase, with amino-acid sequence MARLWRFDEIIDTDVLAPGKYMKSPLAELALHCLEAVRPEFSGNVRPGDVILGAPNMGVGSSREQAAEVLKHLGIASVIAPSFAGIFYRNAINLGLPVFTINGEAYAHPGLTDGAEISFDFDGSSIILLAFGEVLSLDPLPDFLRDMILDGGLIPHLEKRFQKTAAMEGA
- a CDS encoding hydantoinase B/oxoprolinase family protein; this encodes MTSIKMDPVTLAILKGRLEQIADEMDATLFRSAFNPIIAEAHDASHGIYDAQTGETLVQGKSGLPIFVGVMAFAVKAVIDRVRRDGGVADGDVFIFNDPYDGGTHLSDFRLVKPIFRNGEIFCYLASVGHWHDVGGNVPGNYNPQATESFQEGVLIPPVKLFEAGVLRRDIVAILSANSRLPNSLYGDMNAQINALDIGHQRLDDLLDEYGETDVSAALALLRQRADRMMRDHLAALPDGTISVEDYLDNDGVTDEVLTLAVDMTISGDRLTIDFTRSSPACAGPVNISRSTTIAATYVALKHIFTDVPANAGVLQPVEFIIPEDSFLSVTAPKPVGGYTETILRLIDVMFQAFQHISPERVNGCAYGTINALSLAGHRGDGSRWVMFSFFGGGHGGHPEGDGLNHGNAPISTATIPPLEILEAAYPVAFTQWALRPDSGGEGQHRGGLGAVYEIELLEESATAFLFGERGKNPPPGVVGGRAGAPNRFYFDSDGPDAIDGQESPPLVSKMTGIKLQRGQRVRLETPGGGGYGDAATRTSEKQAHDLAQGYVTAGGKGAGS
- a CDS encoding tautomerase family protein; its protein translation is MPLIECTLIKGYDRQVRKRLAERVTDAACSSLGAASDFVTVTIKEVDPDNYMRGRTSRVPASAPTPAEDIVRGFLAAMEARDLDAAKSHLSDDFTMTFPGNARFAELEELVAWAHQRYQSVSKSYEGFDTAFHGTRSTVFCFGTLSGSWLDGTGFSGIRFLDRFELEGETIFSQMVWNDMAEMKPV
- a CDS encoding 3-isopropylmalate dehydratase large subunit — protein: METLARKLIARAAGQPVVSAGDVVICKVDLAMIHDSGGPRRVKPMLERLGRHVWDKDRVVVVTDHYVPADTEETRAIQALTRKWVHDEDIANFYDQQGICHVVLPERGHLSPGMFCVGGDSHSPTGGAFGAYMFGIGATEMAGVLATGEIWLRVPETILIQWDNSLGSCVTAKDMMLAVCGKIGMGGGRYQAIQYAGTAISDLSMQERMTMSNMAAELGAQAGLVAPDQITADYVLAAGGSLADDWVDYTIEAADKAEDHLTFDAAELAPQIAAPHSPANAADAAEFENTSFDVAYIGACTGAKYVDLAAAASVLKGRRVASGITLKVAPASKQDQDRAADEGIMSILEDAGAQFLANSCGICAGYGDDRLAKDEVCLSSTARNFKGRMGAPGSQVYLASPYTVAASAVTGTMRDPREIMEG
- a CDS encoding hydantoinase/oxoprolinase family protein yields the protein MSKSIVIGVDVGGTFTDILALDENTGEVRVAKVPSTRGDQSAGFLSGIKAATDDLGAVSTIIHGTTVATNALLERKGAKAGIITTAGFRDVLEMRRRDRPTTWGLWGQFTPVIERQSRLEVNERTLASGEVTTPVAPDEIRAAAASLLEQGCEAVCLFFINGYANGENEARAAEILRDVWPNEHVSVATEILPEIREFERCSTASLNAYLQPVVANYLARLEERLDGEGAPAEILIVQSNGGVMSVDTAKALPVRTALSGPAAGVVAARQIASAAGFENVITGDMGGTSFDVSLVADGQNTLTSQASIDFGMVVRTPMIEMTTIGAGGGSIAHIDETGLLDIGPQSAGSDPGPVCYGLGNDRPTVTDANLVLGRIDARNPIGDKLTRLDSEAAAAAIDTHIAGPLGISVEEAAEAIIRVANAKMAGAIRLISIERGHDPKRFAAMPFGGGGALHAGALVREIGLAAAIVPRFPGVNSALGCVMSDLRHDEVRTLNRMLDTLDCKALTEMVGEITASSEEVIRRSNASIDGLEAVIELDMLYLGQTHAVAVPLSVSERGLTIDVIRAAFDASYKRAYGRLLENIPVRVLNLRLSVIGKRPGVDIASLARGERAASADDCHLADQQIFAGGQWHDGTIVDRLRLPAGAVVNGPCLLVQPDATIYVDPGLAARVDDLGNIIIEEQG
- a CDS encoding oxaloacetate decarboxylase — protein: MTIRELMGKDGIILAPGIYDALSGLIATQTGAKTVYLSGASLAYTRFGRSDIGLVSVSEVQDTLAAITDRIETPVIVDADNGFGNALNVQRTVRSFERAGAGAIQIEDQSFPKRCGHLDGKKLVSCNEMVGKVKAALDARQNDDTLIIARTDARAVEGLEAAIDRSEAYREAGADILFIEAPQSIDEMQVLCDRFAGSVPLLANMVEGGKTPIKTADDLATLGYSVAIFPGGAVRAISRHLQAYYDGLLSDGSNAGFADRMHDFQGLNEIIETSALMALGKKYEDIDSTD
- a CDS encoding ABC transporter ATP-binding protein, producing MISIRNLHTGYGSVSVLRDVSMEIGEGEIVAVLGSNGVGKTTLNNTLSGLIRPSAGEVTFEGSVISGLPPAEIVERGLIHVPEGRKLFPNLSVRDNLELGSYKRGRSNRSQNLDKVLEVFPKLRERIEQLAGTLSGGEQQMVAIGRGLMSEPKVLLLDEPSLGLSPLLVEQMFALIKQINNTGLSLILVEQNVIQSLAIADRAYVIEEGRVTLSGSAIELRENSDLKKSYLGL
- a CDS encoding cysteine hydrolase family protein translates to MSDNAFDAASTAVLIVDLQNDFLHPKGAYGRSGTSSPEIAALPSRIKPLLDTVRQTGGWVVSTQFSLIPGRDAAPFISPHLKTLRPFLTTGDFVPGGWGHSLVDELQPADLIVEKVAYSAFYQTRMEFVLSRAGIKTLMVCGIVTNGGVASTVRDAHVRDFNTITLHDGCAAFSPETHDTAINALATVGKTMSIAEAQALFSGS